Proteins encoded together in one Camelina sativa cultivar DH55 chromosome 9, Cs, whole genome shotgun sequence window:
- the LOC104715467 gene encoding putative F-box protein At2g19630, translating to MGLTISRQSKTPSFFSPISHDLLLEIVSRLSVEDLARCRCVSKQWASVLRRRLTNSSTSPRLLFTFHLNDKWVFFSAPQPQNPDQNSSLLTAEYHMCFPTKDCSFGICPPVCGLICNRDRGFMVCNPSTGEYKSLPNPTWMKAELRTFFGFDPVAKQYKVLCVHFCRNPKPSIQKAKVLTLGIGTLSWRKILCSRPYDSIGRFGICISGVLYYGALRSRFQNFMIVCFVLSSEKFEFISPPPMKELLWHTHLINYKGKLGVLDPMLVFGTTESIELWVLDDAEEGRWSRHIYIFPPIWKDLVATEDIFRVDGMNCNGDIVLSSYSPSDRFYVLIYNVERNTVTKFTIQGFGSRKGSGISTFIDHIENLNPIPM from the coding sequence ATGGGTTTAACCATATCCCGACAAAGTAAAACACCATCTTTCTTCTCACCTATCTCACATGATCTCTTGCTTGAGATAGTCTCTAGATTGTCAGTGGAAGACTTAGCGAGGTGCCGTTGCGTGTCGAAGCAATGGGCTTCAGTTCTCAGACGTCGCCTCACCAACTCCTCGACTAGTCCTCGTCTCTTGTTCACCTTCCATCTCAACGATAAGTGGGTCTTCTTCTCGGCACCCCAACCTCAAAATCCAGACCAGAACTCGTCTCTTTTAACTGCCGAATATCACATGTGTTTCCCCACCAAAGATTGTTCCTTTGGCATTTGTCCACCTGTCTGCGGGCTGATATGTAATAGAGATAGGGGTTTCATGGTATGTAACCCTAGCACAGGAGAGTACAAAAGCTTACCCAATCCAACATGGATGAAAGCTGAATTGAGAAccttttttgggtttgatccAGTCGCAAAACAATACAAGGTATTGTGCGTGCACTTTTGTAGAAACCCAAAACCCTCTATTCAAAAAGCTAAGGTTCTAACATTAGGTATAGGTACACTGTCATGGAGAAAGATTTTATGTTCCCGACCTTATGATTCTATAGGGCGTTTTGGGATTTGCATAAGTGGAGTTTTGTATTATGGAGCTCTTAGGAGTAGGTTTCAAAATTTCATGATAGTTTGCTTTGTCTTGAGCTCTGAGAAGTTCGAGTTTATTAGTCCACCGCCTATGAAGGAACTACTATGGCATACACATCTGATCAATTACAAGGGTAAATTAGGTGTGCTTGATCCGATGCTAGTTTTTGGAACAACTGAAAGTATTGAGTTGTGGGTTTTAGATGACGCCGAAGAAGGGAGATGGTCGAGGCATATTTACATATTCCCGCCTATTTGGAAGGATTTAGTTGCGACAGAGGACATATTTCGTGTTGATGGGATGAATTGTAATGgtgacattgtgttgtcttcaTATAGTCCATCCGATCGTTTCTACGTTTTGATCTACAATGTGGAAAGGAATACAGTCACAAAATTTACAATCCAAGGGTTTGGATCTCGTAAGGGTTCAGGGATTTCAACTTTTATAGACCATATAGAGAATCTGAACCCTATCCCTATGTAA